A genomic region of Tigriopus californicus strain San Diego chromosome 1, Tcal_SD_v2.1, whole genome shotgun sequence contains the following coding sequences:
- the LOC131889328 gene encoding U3 small nucleolar RNA-associated protein 6 homolog has protein sequence MAEIVQQNLESMIPELEQIQRVELLSEVEVKQLIKNRKKLEYRLQKREKRKEDFLEYIQYELALLALLEMRREKTGYFHKKDEIEFAIAKRINRMFRITEHRFGHEIKIWLSHIDFLKKMKWDAAVGRIYRRMLKVHVHEIGLWVAAAKYEMEECGRSENARQVMFEALRFHPKSQTLYREYFRLELIYVEQLRKRASVLGGDLQEVVEDHRDQVLNGEVAKIVFSTAAEVIPDSAFLASLIPIAAKFDFAAQLIEDIESHLKANYADSPSMWNALGRSFLVQPAKGSSTLSQFQKCMELYEEGLASDRLQNKLKLVHYFVETLGELWNLSCSGQKIQASKGDLSEQFMTTLSEYLADKQLKTLEEARDQGWFSLEEGHDQQKQHQDEHWVDSLRDLLDVLANERTSLAQ, from the exons ATGGCAGAAATCGTGCAACAAAACTTGGAATCCATGATTCCAGAGTTGGAGCAAATCCAACGGGTTGAACTCCTCTCGGAAGTGGAAGTCAA ACAATTGATCAAGAATCGCAAGAAATTGGAGTACCGCTTGCAGAAGcgggaaaagagaaaagaggatTTTTTAGAGTACATCCAGTATGAGCTGGCCTTATTGGCCTTATTAGAGATGCGTCGGGAAAAGACGGGCTACTTTCACAAGAAGGATGAGATCGAATTCGCCATCGCCAAACGCATCAATCGCATGTTCAGGATCACCGAGCATCGATTCGGCCACGAAATCAAGATCTGGTTGTCTCACATTGACTTCCTTAAAAAGATG AAGTGGGACGCCGCAGTGGGACGCATCTACCGTCGCATGCTCAAAGTCCACGTCCATGAGATTGGCCTGTGGGTGGCGGCCGCCAAATATGAGATGGAGGAGTGTGGACGGTCCGAAAATGCCCGACAGGTCATGTTTGAGGCCCTCAGGTTTCATCCCAAGTCTCAGACACTCTATCGAGAG TACTTTCGTTTGGAGCTCATTTACGTGGAACAGCTACGAAAGAGAGCCTCGGTTCTAGGTGGAGATCTTCAGGAGGTGGTTGAAGATCACAGGGATCAAGTCCTCAATGGCGAGGTGGCCAAAATCGTCTTCTCCACCGCCGCTGAAGTCATTCCGGACTCGGCGTTTTTGGCGTCGCTTATCCCAATAGCGGCTAAATTTGATTTCGCCGCTCAGCTGATTGAGGACATTGAAAG CCATCTCAAGGCCAATTATGCCGACAGTCCGTCCATGTGGAATGCCTTAGGCCGATCGTTCCTTGTCCAGCCGGCGAAAGGATCGTCGACTCTGAGTCAGTTTCAAAAGTGTATGGAGCTCTACGAGGAGGGCTTGGCCTCTGATCGGCTTCAAAACAAGCTCAAGCTTGTGCACTATTTTGTGGAGACCTTGGGCGAGTTGTGGAATCTGTCGTGTTCTGGCCAAAAAATACAAGCCAGCAAAGGAGACTTGAGCGAGCAATTCATGACCACCTTGAGCGAGTATTTGGCTGACAAGCAGTTGAAAACCTTGGAAGAAGCCCGCGATCAAGGATGGTTTTCCCTTGAGGAGGGCCAtgatcaacaaaaacaacatcaaGATGAGCATTGGGTGGACTCGTTGAGGGATCTATTG GATGTATTGGCTAACGAACGGACCAGCTTGGCTCAATGA
- the LOC131889339 gene encoding protein piccolo-like — translation MEQSSSEPSQMSPKTASPMDLSEGQDLNRSGSWKKFKKQVKQTVQGWVGGGSGESSMPNPGLPSAVFPSKEVKKASIDVNSVLNESNCYNYAPLNPEDLFPKESDALADVPMIVVTQDAHAPVRPARRGSSMKSSPVITKPPTSTPPIDMVSPKEPSVRTNEVGWAHTPPRHSSPKGPSSPPTTTFSAPSLAPVINENSTVPNDQAKCDIAVMKIKQAIFAAKAGPGNSKDDSELLSPKSSALAERRLSDSAATVPRSTTHTLAKARPSEPTTTQAPRDANANSGLLDPSIPHPSLLVRRKSTSETTGQPKVSKPVSRSSSMNRAASIKKQKAKPMIWEHFDSLPNTTQMGRCRACKMNVSCKFNTGNFIRHLQLAHQDVYRQYQNKMEANWTRSMLERNLK, via the coding sequence ATGGAACAATCCTCTTCCGAGCCATCTCAGATGAGTCCCAAAACAGCTTCACCCATGGACCTGTCTGAAGGCCAAGATTTGAATCGGAGTGGCAGTTGGAAGAAGTTCAAAAAGCAAGTCAAACAGACTGTTCAAGGATGGGTAGGTGGCGGCTCAGGGGAGTCTTCCATGCCAAATCCGGGCTTGCCGAGTGCAGTGTTTCCTTCCAAGGAGGTGAAGAAGGCCTCCATTGATGTCAACAGTGTCCTCAACGAGTCCAATTGCTACAACTACGCCCCACTCAACCCAGAAGATCTGTTTCCCAAGGAATCCGACGCGCTCGCCGATGTTCCAATGATTGTGGTGACCCAAGACGCTCATGCACCCGTGCGCCCCGCCCGAAGAGGCTCGTCCATGAAGAGCAGTCCAGTCATAACCAAGCCGCCCACCTCAACCCCTCCTATAGATATGGTATCGCCCAAAGAGCCCTCAGTCAGAACCAATGAGGTGGGTTGGGCGCACACCCCTCCGCGACATTCTTCCCCCAAAGGTCCCTCCTCTCCACCCACGACCACTTTCAGCGCCCCCTCCTTGGCGCCGGTGATAAACGAGAACAGCACGGTGCCCAACGACCAGGCCAAGTGTGACATTGCGGTCATGAAGATCAAACAGGCCATCTTCGCGGCCAAGGCCGGCCCGGGCAATTCCAAGGATGACTCCGAGCTTCTCAGTCCCAAATCGAGCGCCTTGGCTGAGCGCCGCTTGAGTGACAGTGCGGCCACCGTCCCACGGTCTACCACGCATACCCTCGCCAAAGCCCGTCCGTCAGAGCCCACCACCACGCAAGCACCCAGGGACGCGAATGCCAATAGTGGCCTTCTCGACCCATCCATTCCACATCCCAGTCTTCTGGTGCGACGGAAGAGCACCTCCGAGACCACGGGTCAGCCCAAAGTGAGCAAGCCAGTGAGTCGATCGAGTTCCATGAACCGAGCTGCGTCCATCAAGAAACAGAAGGCCAAGCCCATGATTTGGGAACACTTTGACAGCTTGCCCAACACGACACAAATGGGCCGGTGCCGGGCATGCAAGATGAACGTGTCGTGCAAATTCAATACTGGAAATTTTATTCGCCATTTACAGCTGGCACACCAGGATGTATACCGAcaatatcaaaacaaaatggaggcCAACTGGACACGGAGCATGCTTGAACGTAACTTGAAATAA
- the LOC131889360 gene encoding uncharacterized protein LOC131889360, with protein sequence MENMKWSNGGDGTKKHYIIEGPYRTHQWRVGLSSEFQEADRLWRKQYLKDQVLAPKDLHNDMDRLPEFRKARYNLIRRVARMPGDALEGAFRGFMSSQVALLSRLMITRGLFVWALGVGVAFYVTTQESDWTRFQGMRILDRTHAIYPGHPEWPHNTSQKREKPSDFGNRGFEHSTI encoded by the coding sequence ATGGAAAACatgaagtggagcaatggcGGGGACGGCACGAAGAAGCACTACATCATAGAGGGTCCCTACCGGACCCACCAGTGGCGGGTGGGACTGAGTAGCGAGTTCCAAGAGGCGGATCGCTTGTGGCGCAAGCAGTACCTCAAGGACCAGGTGCTCGCGCCCAAAGACCTTCACAACGACATGGACCGCTTGCCCGAGTTTCGCAAGGCGCGATACAACTTGATTCGCCGTGTGGCCCGCATGCCCGGGGATGCGTTGGAGGGCGCCTTCCGGGGCTTCATGTCGTCCCAGGTGGCCCTTTTATCGCGTTTGATGATCACGCGGGGGCTGTTCGTGTGGGCGTTGGGCGTGGGCGTGGCCTTCTATGTCACCACTCAGGAGTCGGACTGGACCCGCTTCCAGGGTATGCGCATCTTGGACCGCACGCACGCCATCTACCCGGGACATCCCGAATGGCCGCACAACACGTCCCAGAAGCGAGAGAAGCCATCCGACTTTGGCAATCGGGGATTCGAACACTCGACCATTTAA
- the LOC131889371 gene encoding mitochondrial import inner membrane translocase subunit TIM14-like has translation MSSMIMAGLGLAAVGFAGRYAARQLPNAAKSMEEAIKSMPKLDAATWANAKYYKGGFEAKMSQREAALILGVSPSAPTKKIRECHKRIMLLNHPDKGGSPYLAAKINEAKDLMDK, from the coding sequence ATGTCGTCCATGATCATGGCCGGGCTGGGCCTGGCGGCCGTGGGCTTCGCCGGCCGGTATGCCGCCCGCCAACTCCCCAACGCGGCCAAGTCCATGGAAGAAGCCATTAAGAGCATGCCCAAGTTGGACGCGGCCACCTGGGCCAACGCCAAATACTACAAGGGCGGCTTCGAGGCCAAGATGAGCCAGCGCGAGGCAGCCCTCATCTTGGGCGTGTCGCCCAGCGCGCCTACCAAGAAGATCCGCGAGTGCCACAAGCGCATCATGCTGCTCAACCACCCGGACAAAGGCGGATCCCCTTATCTGGCGGCCAAGATCAACGAGGCCAAGGATTTGATGGACAAGTGA